The following are encoded together in the Lactuca sativa cultivar Salinas chromosome 1, Lsat_Salinas_v11, whole genome shotgun sequence genome:
- the LOC111909276 gene encoding uncharacterized protein LOC111909276 — protein sequence MSSSSNPVTPQNSTQFPNTSDPIYLHPSDHPGMLLVSNKFDGSNFNSWKKGMMIALSAKNKIGFVNGKVLKPASDHNSFDNWQRCNHMVTSWIPNVLSNDIGESVLYSSSAKAIWDDLDDRFGQSNGAKLYHLQKEIFDLNQGSDDLATYFTKLKKQ from the coding sequence ATGTCTTCTTCATCTAATCCAGTTACTCCTCAAAATTCAACTCAATTTCCTAATACATCTGATCCAATATATCTACATCCATCAGATCATCCTGGTATGCTACTTGTTTCTAACAAATTTGATGGATCGAATTTCAATTCATGGAAGAAAGGCATGATGATTGCATTATCAGCTAAGAACAAGATCGGCTTCGTCAATGGTAAAGTTCTCAAACCAGCTTCAGATCACAATTCTTTCGATAATTGGCAAAGATGCAATCATATGGTAACTTCTTGGATACCTAATGTCTTATCAAATGATATTGGCGAATCTGTTCTCTATTCATCTTCTGCCAAAGCAATTTGGGATGATTTAGATGACAGATTTGGACAATCAAATGGAGCAAAGTTATATCATCTCCAAAAGGagatttttgatttgaatcaagGATCTGATGACCTAGCTACTTATTTCACCAAGTTAAAGAAACAATAG
- the LOC111909304 gene encoding ATP synthase gamma chain, chloroplastic: MSQLKPSSSCISSNYQIHNSSHVFLQHHWKLFQSNISHPSRLSHFPSINCNLRDIRQRIATVKNAQKITEAMKLVAAAKVRRAQEAVVNGRPFSEALIDVIYSINQQCQLEDVDIPLTDVRPVKKVALVVITGERGLCGGFNNIILRKAETRIAELKNLGLDYTVISVGKKGNSYFLRRPSVSVDRFIEGEGFPSVKDSQVIADDVFSLFVSEEVDKVELLYTKFVSLVKSNPVIQTLLPLSAKGEVVDGNGNCVDASEDEFFRLTTKEGKLAVERDKLMRKKEGFLPNMEFEQDPAQILDALMPLYLNNQILRALQESIASELASRMNAMSNATDNALELQKDLSNAYNRQRQTKITNEILEIVAGAEALL; this comes from the coding sequence ATGTCCCAACTTAAGCCCTCATCGTCATGTATATCTTCCAATTACCAGATTCACAATTCCTCTCATGTATTTCTTCAACATCATTGGAAGCTATTTCAATCCAATATCTCTCACCCTTCAAGATTATCACATTTCCCTTCAATCAACTGCAATCTTCGGGACATCCGCCAACGTATCGCCACCGTGAAAAACGCACAGAAAATAACAGAAGCAATGAAACTCGTAGCAGCAGCAAAGGTCCGAAGAGCCCAAGAAGCAGTTGTTAATGGCCGACCATTCTCCGAAGCACTTATCGATGTTATCTATAGCATCAACCAACAGTGCCAATTGGAAGATGTTGACATACCTTTAACAGACGTTAGACCTGTAAAAAAAGTCGCCCTTGTTGTAATAACAGGAGAAAGAGGTCTCTGTGGGGGTTTTAACAATATTATTCTTCGAAAAGCTGAAACCCGAATTGCTGAATTGAAGAATCTCGGACTTGATTACACTGTTATTAGTGTTGGGAAGAAGGGGAATTCGTATTTCTTAAGAAGACCTAGTGTTTCAGTTGATAGGTTCATTGAAGGAGAGGGTTTTCCGAGTGTAAAAGACTCTCAGGTGATTGCAGATGATGTGTTTTCCTTGTTTGTAAGTGAAGAGGTTGATAAAGTGGAACTTCTGTATACAAAATTTGTTTCTTTGGTGAAATCTAATCCTGTGATTCAAACATTGCTTCCTTTGTCTGCTAAAGGAGAAGTTGTAGACGGAAATGGTAATTGTGTTGATgcaagtgaagatgagttttttAGATTGACTACAAAAGAGGGGAAATTAGCAGTGGAGAGGGATAAATTGATGAGAAAAAAGGAGGGGTTTTTACCGAATATGGAGTTTGAACAAGACCCTGCTCAGATTCTTGATGCATTGATGCCTCTTTATTTGAACAATCAGATATTGAGGGCGTTACAGGAGTCAATAGCAAGTGAGCTTGCTTCCAGGATGAATGCAATGAGTAATGCTACTGATAATGCGCTTGAGTTGCAGAAGGATCTTTCAAATGCTTATAATCGTCAAAGGCAGACTAAGATTACCAATGAAATACTGGAGATTGTTGCTGGAGCTGAAGCACTTTTATAG